The DNA window ACCATATTGGATTGAAAATAGGGGTTGTATTACAATCCATAAACTTGTTGGGTACTTGTATTACAATCAACGTGGCTCTTAAGTCAAGTGCAATGACTCATGGGTGGGGTTGTGAAGGTTGTTCAATTTTTCATTCAAGTCACTCCATCGGCTCTTGTAGGCACCCCATTTTATGACACGAAAATCGAGTGTGGTGATATGAACAATGTCTAAGGTCTAATTTATAGTTGGGAGTTCTCTTATGAGCcaaagagaatgaaagaaatcaTCCAAAGGAACCGAAGGAACGTTGATTggaaattaccaaaatacctTACAAGGTTTACCTATTCAAATCATGGAAGAGGCTCGAGAAAACAAATGGTGCTGTAGTAAACATTCTAATAAAAGAAAGCCATGATGGTgggcagcagaagaagagagaagccGCCAATAGTGAGAGAGGAGGCATCAGAGCTGTGAGTACCATAAGTGGTGATTGCTAGCTTCTGGTTCTTTTGACAGTGATCGCCAATGGTGGACGTGTAGTAGTGTTCTCCTGCCGTTCCAATGTTGTAATATGCTGCTGTTCCGATTCCTGTCACGACAGAATCGATGGAGTTCGAAACACTGACGTTGCAAGATTCATAATCTGCCTTTGAGAACTCACCCACGTCTTGTGTACCATTTGTGAAGTTGAACACTGCACGACAATATAAACAtcaaattagagagagagagagagagagagagagagagagagagatgatctcACGTACATAGCTTATCGCCGACCATGAAGGTTTGGTTGGCAGCCCAAGCATCATATGAGAAGTTAGAAGGAGGAACAGTCCATCCTAGACTGTTTCCGACAACATGGACGGTCCAATTGCCGATCTTGAACGTTCGGTTGGCAGTCCAAATATTATGTGAGAAGTTAGAAGGAGGTACAGTCGATCCTAGACTAGCCTGAAGCAGAGCTGCTAAGATAAATACGCATccaaataaacaacccatgcaagaAGCCATCTTTTTCCTCTGTTATTATCTGGGTTCACCTGCTACAAGTTTATATTTAGGGTTAGCTTCACTCTTTGGTCATGTCATTGTTTACATTTTTAATGTTTTGACCCAACACTATATTTACCACATAGGTCCATCTAATGCACACAATTAGGGCCCATACAAAAGCCCATGACCTTTATCCATATTTTTATAGACCAAAGCTTAGGTCTGTCATCTTCTATCTCCGTACGTTTATTTCTAAGTTTCAAATCAGTGGTTATGGAAGCCACATCAGCAGCTCCCCTTTGAGGGAtcaaaatcttttatttttcttatccatgt is part of the Macadamia integrifolia cultivar HAES 741 chromosome 9, SCU_Mint_v3, whole genome shotgun sequence genome and encodes:
- the LOC122088691 gene encoding cucumber peeling cupredoxin-like, producing MASCMGCLFGCVFILAALLQASLGSTVPPSNFSHNIWTANRTFKIGNWTVHVVGNSLGWTVPPSNFSYDAWAANQTFMVGDKLLFNFTNGTQDVGEFSKADYESCNVSVSNSIDSVVTGIGTAAYYNIGTAGEHYYTSTIGDHCQKNQKLAITTYGTHSSDASSLTIGGFSLLLLPTIMAFFY